From a region of the Torulaspora globosa chromosome 7, complete sequence genome:
- the SKO1 gene encoding Sko1p (ancestral locus Anc_2.86), with product MAQNDRRNGVVPVSESASMFDLEPNPFEQSFASTKKSQPTSGAVPSPQDQRLAGVAGQTGEKSSKVTIPEINSNIKESDVGNQRRSSVFSYGTQKPHLQSPPLLTPGGSRRLPPILLSPNFIQQAPSGSLAVQGPLGSLMANYSSMSPKNELPSADTELQRPPLSLGLSKTVFAANESSLRTGLTPNIQGTIAQVGPTHHPAHALPYFGGPRNDIGSQEDNRSATVYGTSMATGSDLGGPSQPYTPGIGSLLGFSSTQAFQRSTNPPPRNGVLPVAGPLADPNSAQRFAQIQNYTAEPITASIKDQHTKSLGSNSPPRTAVRRKRKSSTPSRGSKSSKSSRRNTPTSHDSKNAGKKEVSDSADKDSDDGQERKRREFLERNRVAASKFRKRKKEYIKRVETDLKFYEAEYEDMSHAINKLCGIVNVSCSPVASSSLVCMLETAISKNDAPSSLSILAHIKQILYQTRYFQRNGRNPRREIEYPPDSDDDDRQRTDKESSSRHNSIAAIPSSVNSSRAPDTSIPGPVAASYITSGGPPSGGTGSSKSTLTDTTSAPSIVKEEDPVPAVYTIPLAEDKKSSDGSTVASAIGTISSLPTVINGRPVIPLSDIDPHRNSDPSSISGIRQSSLVNLTSDVVNTEQISFKYPNSD from the coding sequence ATGGCTCAAAACGACCGGAGAAACGGTGTTGTACCTGTATCTGAAAGCGCTTCAATGTTTGATTTGGAGCCCAATCCGTTTGAACAGAGTTTTGCATCTACGAAGAAGTCGCAGCCGACGTCTGGTGCGGTGCCGAGTCCCCAGGACCAGCGACTGGCTGGTGTTGCAGGTCAGACAGGTGAGAAAAGCTCCAAAGTGACAATCCCCGAGATTAATTCGAACATTAAGGAGTCTGATGTGGGCAATCAGAGGCGATCGTCCGTGTTCTCGTATGGAACTCAGAAACCGCATTTACAGTCGCCTCCTCTGCTGACTCCCGGTGGGTCTAGACGACTGCCCCCGATACTGCTGTCTCCGAACTTCATTCAGCAAGCGCCGAGTGGCTCTTTGGCGGTACAAGGCCCGTTGGGCTCACTTATGGCGAATTACTCGAGCATGAGTCCTAAGAACGAGCTTCCGAGTGCGGATACAGAGCTTCAACGCCCGCCATTGAGCCTGGGTTTGTCCAAGACTGTATTTGCTGCCAATGAGTCTAGCTTAAGAACTGGCTTGACACCTAATATCCAGGGTACGATCGCCCAGGTGGGGCCCACGCATCATCCAGCACATGCATTGCCCTATTTTGGTGGGCCCAGGAACGATATTGGCTCCCAGGAGGATAATAGAAGCGCAACGGTATATGGCACAAGCATGGCGACGGGCAGTGATCTCGGTGGTCCGTCGCAGCCTTACACGCCAGGTATCGGATCATTGCTGGGCTTCTCGTCAACACAGGCTTTTCAACGATCTACAAATCCGCCGCCAAGAAACGGAGTCCTACCAGTAGCAGGTCCCCTTGCAGACCCAAACAGCGCACAGAGATTCGCTCAGATACAAAACTATACGGCTGAGCCGATAACTGCCTCAATAAAAGATCAGCACACTAAATCACTAGGCTCAAACTCACCTCCTCGAACGGCGGTACGTaggaagaggaaatcgAGCACACCCAGTCGAGGATCAAAGTCGAGTAAAAGCAGCCGAAGGAATACGCCAACCTCCCATGACTCTAAAAACGCGGGAAAGAAAGAGGTCAGCGATTCAGCCGATAAAGACAGTGACGACGGCCAGGAACGTAAGCGCCGGGAGTTTCTCGAAAGAAACCGAGTGGCAGCCTCGAAATTTAGGAAACGAAAGAAGGAGTATATCAAGAGAGTTGAGACAGATCTGAAGTTCTACGAAGCCGAGTACGAAGACATGTCGCATGCGATCAATAAGCTGTGTGGTATCGTCAACGTTTCATGTTCACCTGTCGCTTCCAGCTCGTTGGTCTGCATGCTGGAAACGGCTATCTCAAAGAACGACGCACCTTCATCCCTGTCCATCTTGGCTCATATTAAACAAATACTGTACCAAACCAGGTACTTCCAGCGCAATGGCAGGAACCCAAGACGCGAAATAGAGTATCCCCCGGATTCTGACGACGATGACAGGCAACGCACCGATAAAGAGTCCAGTAGCCGACATAACAGTATCGCCGCGATTCCGTCTTCAGTAAACTCGAGCAGAGCACCCGACACATCAATTCCAGGTCCCGTAGCGGCCTCCTATATCACAAGCGGAGGTCCGCCGTCTGGTGGCACAGGTTCCAGTAAGTCAACACTAACTGATACCACTTCGGCACCCTCAatcgtcaaagaagaagatccGGTCCCAGCTGTCTACACTATACCTTTGGCTGAGGATAAGAAGTCTTCTGATGGATCTACTGTCGCCAGTGCCATTGGGACTATCAGTTCTTTACCAACTGTGATAAATGGCAGACCGGTAATTCCACTAAGCGACATCGATCCGCATCGAAACTCAGATCCAAGTTCTATCTCTGGGATACGGCAGAGCTCGCTTGTCAATTTAACCTCAGACGTGGTTAACACCGAACAGATTTCATTTAAATATCCCAATTCTGACTAG
- the FMP41 gene encoding Fmp41p (ancestral locus Anc_2.85), giving the protein MSYHYLKSARKVMCIGRNYAAHIKELNNATPKQPFFFLKPTSSIITPIDRDNARKSLPGNSSYHGLSEDGTNPSPIYIPKGVVVHHEVELALVINKYISNAEASEFGPKQVYDAISGVFLALDLTARNVQDEAKKKGLPWTIAKGFDTFLPCSRLVPREQLVKDRENLQDAFRLSCSVNGTVRQDGTTGLMLHPLHKIIQHISTMITLEPGDIVLTGTPAGVGKLHPGDVIESSLYYHDDKLIDMTFDCEERPGPYFFRET; this is encoded by the coding sequence ATGAGCTATCATTATTTGAAATCTGCTAGAAAGGTTATGTGTATAGGGCGCAATTACGCTGCTCATATCAAGGAACTGAACAATGCGACTCCAAAGCAgcccttcttcttcctgaaGCCAACATCAAGCATAATTACGCCAATTGACAGAGATAACGCTCGCAAAAGCTTGCCAGGAAACTCCAGTTATCATGGATTGAGCGAAGACGGAACCAATCCGTCTCCTATTTACATTCCCAAAGGCGTAGTGGTCCATCATGAGGTCGAATTGGCATTGGTGATCAACAAATACATCTCGAACGCAGAGGCCAGTGAGTTTGGGCCTAAACAAGTCTATGACGCGATTAGTGGCGTGTTTCTGGCTTTAGACCTTACTGCCAGGAACGTCCAGGACGAagctaagaagaagggTCTTCCATGGACTATTGCCAAAGGTTTCGACACCTTCCTACCCTGTTCCCGCCTAGTTCCTCGAGAACAGTTAGTGAAGGACAGGGAGAACCTGCAAGACGCTTTCAGGCTATCCTGTTCTGTTAATGGGACTGTCAGGCAAGATGGCACGACAGGCTTAATGCTACATCCACTACACAAGATCATCCAACATATTTCAACCATGATCACTCTCGAGCCAGGTGACATCGTTCTGACTGGTACCCCAGCAGGCGTTGGAAAGTTGCATCCCGGTGATGTTATCGAGTCTAGTCTGTACTACCACGATGATAAACTTATCGACATGACCTTTGACTGCGAAGAACGTCCGGGCCCCTACTTCTTCAGAGAAACTTAA
- the DCD1 gene encoding deoxycytidine monophosphate deaminase (ancestral locus Anc_2.84) — translation MLVAVSGTKYSGIELAIEILVEQFGFELLSYAQDADELLDYATRHYTKNMTVRCEKLSLLETLEKRPFFVHVSLDAPVGTRYKLSSEKRSLEEFIRALDAHDFTDQSVVMRERSHVKLKVMDGDVETIRARLADALGSQLQALSSSSMSDEVIPPLRPDWDSYFMKLATLAASRSNCMKRKVGCVIVRDRRVIATGYNGTPRHLKNCFNGGCPRCNGGDSHALHTCLCLHAEENALLEAGRDRVGTNAILYCDTCPCLTCSVKIVQTGITEVVYSQTYRMDEASFQVLRDAGVKVRQFSFILEPRIMMV, via the coding sequence ATGTTGGTAGCAGTGAGTGGAACGAAATATAGCGGCATTGAGCTCGCAATCGAGATACTGGTCGAGCAATTTGGGTTTGAGCTGCTGAGTTACGCGCAGGATGCTGATGAATTACTGGATTATGCTACTAGACACTACACGAAGAATATGACTGTGAGATGCGAGAAATTATCGCTATTGGAAACTCTCGAGAAGCGACCCTTTTTCGTTCATGTATCGCTGGATGCACCGGTAGGCACTCGCTACAAACTGAGCAGCGAGAAGAGATCTCTAGAAGAGTTCATAAGAGCGCTTGACGCTCATGATTTCACTGATCAATCAGTTGTAATGCGAGAAAGATCGCATGTGAAACTCAAAGTGATGGATGGGGACGTAGAGACTATTCGCGCAAGGCTGGCAGATGCCCTGGGGTCGCAGTTGCAGGCTTTGTCAAGCTCTAGCATGTCAGATGAGGTGATTCCACCACTGAGACCAGATTGGGATTCTTACTTCATGAAGTTGGCGACGCTGGCGGCTTCCCGCTCGAACTGTATGAAGCGGAAGGTCGGTTGTGTCATCGTAAGAGATCGGAGAGTGATTGCCACGGGCTACAATGGAACTCCTCGTCACCTGAAGAACTGTTTCAACGGCGGATGCCCCCGCTGCAACGGCGGGGACTCCCATGCTTTACACACTTGTCTATGTTTGcatgcagaagaaaatgctCTCCTGGAAGCTGGCAGAGATCGAGTGGGCACAAATGCTATTCTATACTGTGATACTTGTCCATGCTTGACATGTTCCGTTAAGATAGTTCAGACGGGGATAACAGAGGTTGTGTATAGCCAAACGTACCGCATGGATGAGGCAAGCTTCCAAGTCCTACGTGATGCTGGAGTCAAGGTAAGGCAATTCAGCTTTATCCTGGAGCCGCGAATCATGATGGTTTGA
- the PSD1 gene encoding phosphatidylserine decarboxylase 1 (ancestral locus Anc_2.83), which yields MIPVGKAFTHGRTIITMPVGRLAHKIQLRNRTATLWSKNFSSGGPALQKPRGDSVVQRVSGNHAGRMLSRKSAIKWVVLTGVTIALSSIILNSQHNEGDDDEDTKHRRKKPRIKIFDNDWLFFCYSTLPLNALSRLWGQVNSLTLPVWFRPWGYKCYSYLFGVNMDEMADPDLRHYANLSEFFYRSIKPDVRPIHPGANVVVCPSDGKVLKIGIIDSEKGEIEQVKGLTYSIKDFLGTHSHPSMSKSQSTLDLQADEEQDRKFAEQINFKLSDDRGYESEQPIKIKREGDKVIEESKPPISKSLKLLSELSLMTAYHMPYNEPNDTQLYFAVIYLAPGDYHHYHSPVDWVCKLRRHFPGDLFSVAPYFQRNFPNLFVLNERVALLGHWKHGFFSMTAVGATNVGSIKLSFDKELVTNVKRNKHNEPHSCYEATYQNASKILDGMPLLKGDEMGGFMLGSTVVLCFEAPKSFRFNVKVGDKVKLGQKLGTVE from the coding sequence ATGATACCGGTTGGTAAGGCGTTTACGCATGGCAGAACCATCATCACGATGCCCGTCGGGAGACTGGCTCACAAGATTCAGCTGAGAAATAGGACAGCGACTTTATGGAGTAAGAACTTCTCAAGCGGCGGCCCCGCACTGCAGAAGCCCCGAGGTGACAGTGTAGTTCAACGTGTCAGCGGGAACCATGCGGGGAGAATGCTGTCGCGAAAGTCAGCGATCAAGTGGGTAGTTTTGACTGGTGTTACTATTGCATTGAGCAGCATCATATTGAATTCGCAACATAACGAAggagatgatgatgaagacacTAAGCATCGCAGGAAAAAGCCACGGATCAAGATATTTGATAACGACTGGCTATTTTTTTGCTATTCTACTCTACCGCTCAATGCACTTTCCCGTCTCTGGGGTCAAGTTAACTCTTTGACCTTACCTGTTTGGTTTAGGCCTTGGGGGTACAAATGCTACTCATACTTATTCGGCGTTAATATGGATGAAATGGCTGATCCGGACCTTAGACATTACGCCAACCTGTCAGAATTCTTTTATAGATCTATCAAGCCCGATGTCAGACCCATCCATCCTGGTGCGAACGTGGTAGTTTGCCCTAGCGATGGTAAAGTTCTTAAGATTGGCATTATAGACTCGGAGAAAGGAGAGATTGAACAAGTCAAGGGACTGACTTACTCGATAAAAGATTTTTTAGGTACCCATTCGCATCCATCAATGTCAAAAAGTCAGTCTACATTGGATTTGCAAGCGGACGAGGAACAAGATAGGAAGTTTGCAGAGCAGATTAATTTTAAACTTTCAGACGATAGAGGCTATGAATCTGAGCAACCTATTAAAATCAAAAGAGAAGGTGACAAAGTGATTGAGGAGTCAAAGCCTCCAATTTCTAAAAGTTTGAAGCTCTTGAGTGAATTATCGCTGATGACAGCATACCACATGCCTTATAATGAACCTAACGATACGCAGCTATATTTTGCTGTGATTTACCTGGCGCCCGGTGACTATCACCATTACCATTCTCCAGTAGACTGGGTTTGTAAGCTTCGTCGTCATTTCCCTGGTGATCTCTTCTCAGTTGCGCCCTACTTCCAGCGCAACTTTCCTAATCTTTTCGTCTTGAACGAACGGGTTGCTTTGTTGGGTCATTGGAAACATGGCTTTTTCAGTATGACGGCTGTGGGAGCAACTAACGTTGGTTCCATTAAGCTAAGTTTCGATAAGGAACTAGTCACAAACGTCAAAAGAAATAAGCACAATGAGCCACACTCATGTTACGAAGCTACATACCAAAACGCTAGCAAGATACTTGATGGTATGCCGCTCCTCAAAGGTGATGAAATGGGAGGCTTTATGCTGGGCAGCACCGTTGTCTTATGCTTCGAAGCGCCCAAGAGCTTTCGATTTAATGTTAAAGTCGGCGATAAGGTAAAGCTCGGGCAGAAGTTGGGAACTGTAGAGTAA